From Anaerococcus urinomassiliensis:
TGACAAATCTTCAATACAAATATATATAAATGATAAATATTCAATCTCTAATACTTATTATTCTGAAAATCCTCTAGATACCTTGATAATAGATTCAGACAATGGTAAATCTTTAGAATTAATAGAGAATTATTCTTTACTAGGAGAAAATTGATGTATGGTTCAATAGAAGCTGGAGGCACTAAAATAATATGTGCTGTAAGTGATAATAAATTAAATATTATTGATAGATTAAATATAGCAACTAAAGACCCAAATTATAATATGGAACAAATGATAAATTTCTTTGATAAGTACAAAGAAGATTTAAAGGCTATAGGAATTGGATCATTTGGACCTGTGGATATAGATCCTAAGTCAGACTCCTATGGTCATATTTTAAATACTCCTAAGAAGGAGTGGGAAAACTTTGACCTAGTAAGTCCTATAAAAAAAGAACTTGATGTTGAAGTTTACTTAACTACAGATGTAAATGCGTCAGCATATGGAGAATTAAAAATAGGCGCTGGCAGGGGTAAAAACTCCCTTGCCTACTATACATTTGGTACAGGAGTAGGTGGGGGAATAATTCAAAATGAAAACTTTATTGGAGGAGTTTCCCACCTAGAATTAGGGCATATGATAGTCAAAAAACATAAAGATGATGACTATAAGGGATATTGCTATGCTCACGGTGATTGTTTAGAAGGACTAGCATGTGGTCCATCTATATCCGATAGATTCAAAAAAAATGGACAAGAAATAGATGAAGATGATAGTTTTTGGGATATAGAAGCATACTATATAGCTCAATGTGTATATAATACTGTCTTAAGCTATTATCCAGAAATAATAGTTTTGGGCGGGGGAGTAATCCAAAAGAAAGGGTT
This genomic window contains:
- a CDS encoding ROK family protein, translated to MYGSIEAGGTKIICAVSDNKLNIIDRLNIATKDPNYNMEQMINFFDKYKEDLKAIGIGSFGPVDIDPKSDSYGHILNTPKKEWENFDLVSPIKKELDVEVYLTTDVNASAYGELKIGAGRGKNSLAYYTFGTGVGGGIIQNENFIGGVSHLELGHMIVKKHKDDDYKGYCYAHGDCLEGLACGPSISDRFKKNGQEIDEDDSFWDIEAYYIAQCVYNTVLSYYPEIIVLGGGVIQKKGLLDKVKKHFKDLMNNYIDIGDIDKYIVKPQRDGESATIGCLILAQEHYIKKIG